The sequence GTGGTCGCCACGCACCGGCAATGGCTCGGCCTGCCCCCTGCCCCCGTCATAAATCTTCCGGCGGCGCTCACGCACCCCGTCAGCCTTGTGGCGGACGCCGCAGGCGCGCTCGGCTGGCGCTCGCCGCTGCGTTCAACCGCCATGACGGTGATGTCGGAAGGCATCGTGACGGAAAATGAAACGGGACCGAGGATGGCGTCGCTCAAGACCCTGAAACAGACGCTGGCCGCCCACCCTTCCGGCGTGCAGGACCTTTGGTTTGCCAGATTCTATCTGCTCAAACCGCTGGTCATCCTCTGCCTGTCTTTATTCTGGCTGCTGTCCGGCCTCGTGCCGCTGCTAAACATCAATGGAGCAGCGGCGCATTTTCTGCCCTTCATGCCGCAGGCACCGGCTGTCACCCTCACACTCGCCACATGCCTCCTCGATATCGCCCTCGGCGCCACCGTCCTGTTGCGGCCGCTCGCCAGAAAGGCGCTCATCGGCATGCTGCTGGTCAGCGCTGCTTACCTCGCCGGCGGCAGCCTGCTGGAACCGGGCCTGTGGCTCGATCCGCTCGGCCCCTTGGTCAAGGTCCTGCCTTCCATCGCCCTGACACTTGTTGCCCTCGCCACGCTGGATGAACGCTGATGACGCTTGAGGAACTGCTGCGGCTTGCCCATGTCATCGGCGCAACGGTGCTGTTCGGCACCGGCGCGGGCATCGCATTTTTCATGGTCATGGCACGGCGAACGGCAAACCCGGCGCTGATCGCGCATGTGGCGGGCACGGTCGTCATTGCCGATACGATCTTCACCGCCACGGCGGCGATCATCCAGCCGGTGACCGGCTATTTTCTCGCGCGCATCATCGGCTGGCCGCTGACCGAAGGCTGGATCGCCCTTTCGCTTGGCCTTTATGTCTTCACCGGCATTTTCTGGCTGCCGGTAGTGTGGATTCAGATCCAACTGCGCAATATCGCCAGAGACTGCGCCGCCACGGGACAGGCCCTGCCGGCGCAATGGTTCCGTCTTTACCGCATCTGGTTCGCCTGCGGTTTCCCCGCTTTCTTTGCGGTCCTCGGCATCATCTGGCTGATGCTCAACAAGCCGGATATTGCCCTGTTCGGCTGATGCCGTTCAATGGGCCGCCTGCTTTTCGACAAGCTGCGCCAGCTGCTCCGCAACCGTGTTCCAGCCATCGAAGAACCCCATCTCCGCGTGCTTATCGCGATCCACAGGGTTTCTGTGCATGGCATAGGCCACATATTCCATGCCCTCGGGATGATCGCGAAACTGCATGACGGCGGTGAGGAACGGTTGGGCGGAGGGGCGGAAACCCGCAATCAGCGCATCGGTGAAAACCAGACGCTCCCCATCGTCCACCACCAGAAAACAGCCGCTGATATGGTCGCCGAATGCCGTACCATCCTCGCTGTAGCGGGTCTCGAAGGCGCCGCCGGGATAAAGCTCCATTTTTTCCACCCGGCACTGGCCGGGATGTGGCACCCACCATTGTTCAAGGCTGTTCTTGTCCACCCATGCATTCCACACAAGCTGGCGCGGCGCCCTTATGATGCGGGAAATCTTCAGGTCGAGATCGGGATTGAAAGTCTCGGTCATTGCTCATTCTCCCCTTTGCTGGACATCCTGTCCTGTTGCGCCATGACGAATTGTTCGAGCCGGTCCGTGCGGCCTTCCCAGATGGCGCGCTGTTGTGAAAGCCAGCC comes from Rhizobium rhizogenes and encodes:
- a CDS encoding SRPBCC family protein → MTETFNPDLDLKISRIIRAPRQLVWNAWVDKNSLEQWWVPHPGQCRVEKMELYPGGAFETRYSEDGTAFGDHISGCFLVVDDGERLVFTDALIAGFRPSAQPFLTAVMQFRDHPEGMEYVAYAMHRNPVDRDKHAEMGFFDGWNTVAEQLAQLVEKQAAH
- a CDS encoding DUF2269 domain-containing protein, with the protein product MTLEELLRLAHVIGATVLFGTGAGIAFFMVMARRTANPALIAHVAGTVVIADTIFTATAAIIQPVTGYFLARIIGWPLTEGWIALSLGLYVFTGIFWLPVVWIQIQLRNIARDCAATGQALPAQWFRLYRIWFACGFPAFFAVLGIIWLMLNKPDIALFG